Proteins co-encoded in one Campylobacter concisus genomic window:
- a CDS encoding metal-dependent hydrolase: MEILKAKKIITGGQNPKILRNSCVVIDDDKILEILSEKAAVEKFKGAKICDFGDSVIAPAFINSHVHLEFSSNVSTLKYGDFIKWLGSIVDKGGELAKMDAKKAMNEAINSMLKSGVCTVGEISSFGSELEILAASPLKVVLFSEILGSGEQMTHQNLQNFLAKFEKTKGYKSQNFTPAISLHSPYSVHPKLAKAALEIAKKDDLLVSTHFLESNAEKQWLERGTGGFKKHLLRFNPDPKPMYDVKSYFAMFREINTLFTHCVYVSDFAKFKPHHSVTHCAVSNRLLGKKALNLKEIFKNNVSLNIGTDGLSSNISLNFWHELRAALFTHASLDLNELATRLFVAATHGGAKALRTNNGEIKAGRAADLAVYSDLECDDSELILQLILHTNEAKKLYIGGKICKF, encoded by the coding sequence ATGGAAATTTTAAAAGCAAAAAAGATCATCACTGGCGGACAAAATCCAAAAATTTTAAGAAATTCTTGTGTCGTTATAGATGATGATAAAATTTTAGAAATTTTAAGCGAAAAAGCAGCGGTTGAGAAATTTAAAGGGGCGAAAATTTGTGACTTTGGTGATAGCGTGATCGCCCCAGCCTTTATAAACTCGCACGTTCATTTAGAGTTTAGCTCAAACGTCAGTACACTAAAATATGGCGACTTTATAAAATGGCTTGGCTCTATCGTCGATAAAGGCGGCGAGCTAGCCAAAATGGACGCCAAAAAAGCGATGAATGAAGCTATAAATTCGATGCTAAAAAGTGGAGTTTGCACCGTTGGTGAGATTTCTAGTTTTGGCTCTGAGCTTGAAATTTTAGCCGCTAGCCCTTTAAAAGTCGTACTTTTTAGTGAAATTTTGGGCTCAGGTGAGCAGATGACTCACCAAAATTTGCAAAATTTCTTAGCTAAATTTGAAAAAACAAAGGGCTATAAAAGCCAAAATTTCACCCCAGCTATCTCGCTACACTCGCCCTACTCTGTGCATCCAAAGCTAGCCAAAGCCGCCCTTGAGATAGCCAAAAAAGATGATCTTCTTGTTAGCACGCACTTTTTAGAAAGCAATGCCGAAAAGCAGTGGTTAGAGCGTGGTACTGGCGGCTTCAAAAAGCATCTTTTAAGATTTAACCCAGATCCAAAGCCGATGTATGACGTAAAGAGCTATTTTGCGATGTTTCGTGAGATAAATACTCTCTTTACGCACTGCGTTTATGTGAGCGATTTTGCTAAATTTAAGCCTCATCACAGCGTGACACACTGCGCGGTTTCAAACAGGTTGCTTGGCAAAAAGGCGCTAAATTTAAAAGAAATTTTTAAAAACAACGTTAGCCTAAACATCGGCACAGACGGCCTTAGCTCAAATATCAGCCTAAATTTCTGGCATGAGCTAAGAGCCGCCCTATTTACCCACGCTAGCCTTGATCTAAATGAGCTTGCCACCAGGCTTTTTGTCGCTGCAACGCATGGGGGCGCAAAGGCACTTAGGACAAATAACGGTGAGATAAAGGCAGGACGCGCGGCTGATCTTGCCGTCTATAGCGACCTAGAGTGCGATGACAGCGAGCTAATTTTGCAGCTCATACTTCACACAAATGAAGCCAAAAAACTATATATTGGAGGCAAAATTTGCAAATTTTAA